A stretch of Trichocoleus desertorum ATA4-8-CV12 DNA encodes these proteins:
- a CDS encoding ISKra4 family transposase yields VQRLEILDWYHLTENLGKVGGSQQRLDKVEACLWQGDVEGAVKLFDDWTHERVERFVAYLTKHRHRIVNYAYYQAEGISIGSGEIESRVKQIGRRGKITGAQWDEDNVQQVLRQRCAYLNGYFSN; encoded by the coding sequence GTGCAACGCTTAGAGATTCTAGACTGGTACCACCTGACGGAAAATTTGGGTAAGGTCGGCGGGTCACAGCAGCGGCTCGATAAGGTAGAGGCCTGTCTCTGGCAAGGCGATGTTGAGGGAGCCGTTAAGCTATTTGATGATTGGACCCATGAGCGGGTCGAGCGATTTGTGGCTTACTTGACCAAGCATCGACACCGCATCGTGAACTACGCCTACTACCAAGCCGAGGGCATCTCCATTGGCTCTGGCGAGATTGAGTCAAGGGTCAAGCAAATTGGGCGACGGGGGAAGATTACGGGGGCTCAGTGGGACGAAGATAACGTGCAGCAAGTGCTGCGACAACGGTGTGCTTATCTCAATGGCTACTTCTCAAACTGA